One Leptolyngbya ohadii IS1 genomic window carries:
- a CDS encoding DUF1822 family protein yields the protein MFLPIDTITLTDVHLDWAVEQSQTATTEADQWQHYLNAVARAGMEQWLEKRSPELLPHQEGRNRTDLCHLTIGNFRLYLIATDSLEDIEIPLSPSVLETPFLPHFYVLIQVFEELQQIRVRGYIPQAQLIQALPSNPSATEDEPYWLPITCFDLNPDRLLLSLRCLEPAAIAENVSVTAPSSPLATAAINVGLWLQNQVDRLAAELSWVLLPPLTLNPALGSSLRGSRSAIEEFESVLTDLVQRSPIEIPPEARGAYQDIELANLPLRLYAATWQITGAVPEWTLLVVLGTRAGTLLPNGIRLQVRDAEQVLEDVALGSSGLNYLYACVIGSVEESFWVTISLPNGTATTLPPFIFSRDTQV from the coding sequence ATGTTTCTTCCCATTGATACGATTACTCTCACCGATGTCCATCTTGACTGGGCGGTTGAGCAAAGCCAAACTGCAACGACAGAAGCCGACCAGTGGCAGCATTACCTCAATGCAGTCGCACGGGCAGGCATGGAACAATGGCTAGAGAAACGATCGCCTGAGCTATTACCCCATCAGGAAGGACGCAATCGGACTGATCTTTGTCATCTAACGATCGGCAACTTTCGGCTTTATCTGATTGCCACCGATAGTCTTGAAGATATTGAAATTCCCCTATCTCCATCCGTCCTTGAGACTCCCTTTTTACCTCACTTTTACGTCCTCATCCAGGTGTTTGAAGAACTTCAGCAAATCCGGGTTCGAGGCTATATTCCCCAGGCGCAACTGATTCAGGCATTGCCGTCTAATCCCTCTGCAACTGAAGATGAACCCTACTGGTTGCCCATCACCTGCTTTGATTTGAACCCCGATCGCCTGCTGCTGTCTCTGCGCTGCCTGGAACCAGCTGCGATCGCGGAAAACGTTTCTGTGACTGCCCCATCTTCTCCTCTCGCGACGGCTGCAATTAACGTAGGGCTATGGCTCCAAAATCAGGTCGATCGACTGGCGGCAGAACTGTCCTGGGTGCTATTGCCTCCGCTCACCCTGAATCCGGCTCTGGGGTCATCGCTGCGTGGATCAAGATCAGCGATCGAGGAATTTGAGTCTGTGCTGACTGATTTAGTTCAGCGATCGCCGATTGAAATTCCCCCCGAAGCGCGAGGAGCTTATCAAGATATTGAACTCGCGAATCTTCCGCTGCGGCTCTATGCGGCAACCTGGCAAATTACTGGGGCAGTTCCAGAGTGGACGCTGCTAGTTGTGCTGGGAACCCGTGCGGGGACTCTGCTGCCGAATGGAATTCGTTTGCAGGTGCGGGATGCAGAGCAGGTTTTAGAAGATGTTGCCCTCGGATCAAGTGGTTTGAACTATCTTTACGCCTGTGTGATCGGCAGTGTAGAGGAGTCATTCTGGGTCACGATCAGTTTGCCTAACGGGACTGCCACAACCTTGCCCCCTTTCATCTTTAGTCGAGATACCCAGGTATGA
- a CDS encoding NfeD family protein, producing the protein MNFRLSIETKLLAQPVRAVVEKTIQPGWGGRVYVFGSSWKADLYDPAAQLIIPESCLVQVVAIQGITLLVIPFDAQKPEPRRIAEQFSRLFF; encoded by the coding sequence ATGAACTTCAGGCTATCCATTGAGACAAAGCTTTTGGCACAGCCGGTTCGAGCGGTCGTTGAGAAAACGATTCAACCAGGCTGGGGCGGACGGGTTTATGTGTTTGGGTCTTCCTGGAAAGCGGATTTGTATGATCCGGCGGCTCAGCTCATTATTCCAGAAAGCTGCCTGGTTCAGGTTGTCGCCATTCAGGGGATTACGCTGCTGGTCATTCCGTTCGATGCTCAAAAGCCGGAACCCCGACGCATTGCAGAACAATTTAGCCGCCTTTTCTTTTAG
- a CDS encoding DUF928 domain-containing protein, with protein MGITSRKPRFLFIISLFLLTIAVLVEKPGLSEPEPAVDSNSSSIPAQIQEIWSNVFRSRRPAPRRRVSRPGEFCSVAIDPLSSEALAAWSPRPTFVWQGAVESIELKSADSQQVLAQMNLSNLTIDPTVRIRHVTYTGDGVQPGQDYQWVVTFRNREPQSFAFRVMPSAEFDRIKADLQTLTSEQRAAGASAETIALRQADYFAERQLWSDFWRTALLVEQPSPELKTLLQSIATDVCSPPQQ; from the coding sequence ATGGGTATTACCAGTCGCAAACCCCGCTTTCTTTTCATCATCAGCTTATTTCTCCTGACGATCGCTGTCCTGGTGGAGAAACCCGGATTGTCTGAGCCGGAACCCGCTGTCGATTCTAACTCGTCCTCGATCCCAGCCCAGATTCAGGAGATCTGGAGTAATGTTTTTCGCAGCCGTCGCCCTGCCCCCCGCCGTCGAGTTTCCCGTCCCGGTGAGTTTTGTTCGGTGGCGATCGATCCCCTTTCCAGTGAGGCTCTAGCGGCATGGAGTCCCCGTCCAACGTTTGTCTGGCAGGGGGCGGTTGAGTCGATCGAACTTAAATCGGCGGACAGTCAGCAAGTTCTGGCGCAGATGAATTTATCAAATCTTACAATTGATCCGACCGTGCGGATTCGCCATGTCACCTACACCGGCGATGGTGTTCAGCCAGGGCAAGACTATCAGTGGGTTGTCACATTCAGAAATCGAGAGCCGCAGTCGTTCGCGTTTCGCGTGATGCCGTCTGCCGAATTCGATCGCATAAAAGCCGATTTGCAAACCCTGACCAGCGAACAAAGAGCCGCCGGAGCCAGCGCAGAAACGATCGCCCTGAGACAGGCAGATTATTTCGCAGAACGGCAACTCTGGTCTGACTTCTGGCGCACTGCCCTCCTGGTCGAACAGCCTTCCCCTGAACTCAAAACGCTGCTCCAGTCGATCGCGACTGACGTTTGCAGTCCACCCCAGCAATGA
- a CDS encoding response regulator — translation MKILAVEDDAWMASAVADTLAQQNYTVEIAADGQTGWDLAAAADYDLILLDITLPKLDGISLCRKLRQEGYQTPILLLTAKDTRSDKVMGLDAGADDYLAKPFDFQELLARVRALLRRGNSALPPVLEWGNLQLDPSLCEVTCYDEVLHLTRKEYGLLELFLRNPQRIFSPSAIIERLWAFEDSPRESTIKSHIKALRQKLKAAGIEPDCIETVYGLGYRLKPLPEENSPGHLQSSEETEAAAIDVEQKITAVVTQAREAFKAQLGDRLTVLQQAAEALAQGRLSKTLQYQAEREAHKLTGTLGTFGLAQASELAEAIEDLLQTRPIDQQNANSFKRLVNSLYQELEQTPPSLISSISSPTFHSFTASEFPLLLIISRDRQRVEPWVKEASQRMRVEVISASIATGMSGEPELNPILSEKPDVILLDLDVDDRMQDSLQLLSALSKQLPSIPVLVWAEQDRLTDRLEVVRRGGRGFLQKSISVTQGMEYIAQVLQPVHPDKAEILVVDDDPVVLNTVRTLLQPWGMQITTLDTPHHFWEVLNDVSPDLLILDVQMPDINGIELCQIIRTDPQWSKLPVLFLTAHTDTTTVHQVFTAKADDCVSKSSMGAKLVPRVLTCLERSS, via the coding sequence ATGAAGATTCTAGCGGTGGAGGACGATGCATGGATGGCTAGTGCGGTAGCAGATACACTGGCTCAGCAGAACTATACGGTTGAAATTGCAGCGGATGGGCAAACCGGATGGGATCTTGCAGCGGCAGCGGATTACGACTTGATTCTGCTCGACATCACCCTGCCTAAGCTAGATGGCATTAGTCTCTGCCGTAAACTGCGCCAGGAAGGATACCAAACCCCGATTCTGCTGCTCACTGCGAAGGATACGCGATCAGATAAGGTAATGGGACTGGATGCCGGAGCCGATGATTATTTGGCAAAGCCGTTTGACTTCCAGGAGCTATTAGCTCGCGTTCGCGCCTTACTCCGTCGCGGAAATTCTGCGCTGCCTCCGGTGCTGGAGTGGGGGAATTTGCAGCTCGATCCAAGTCTTTGTGAAGTCACCTGTTACGATGAAGTGCTGCACCTGACTCGGAAGGAGTATGGTCTGCTAGAGCTTTTTCTTCGTAACCCGCAACGGATCTTTAGTCCCAGTGCAATTATTGAACGGCTTTGGGCATTTGAAGACTCACCCAGGGAAAGCACGATCAAGTCGCATATCAAGGCACTGCGGCAGAAGCTAAAAGCGGCAGGAATAGAGCCTGATTGTATTGAAACAGTATATGGTCTAGGGTATCGTCTGAAACCCCTACCAGAGGAAAATTCACCGGGGCATTTGCAATCTTCTGAAGAGACAGAAGCTGCGGCGATCGACGTTGAACAGAAAATCACAGCGGTCGTAACGCAGGCACGGGAGGCGTTCAAAGCCCAATTAGGCGATCGTTTGACGGTACTGCAACAAGCAGCGGAAGCCCTGGCCCAGGGTCGCCTCAGCAAAACGCTGCAATATCAGGCAGAGCGAGAAGCGCATAAGCTGACAGGAACGCTGGGAACTTTTGGGCTGGCTCAGGCATCGGAACTGGCGGAAGCGATCGAAGATTTACTGCAAACCAGACCGATCGATCAGCAGAATGCAAATTCTTTCAAACGGCTGGTCAACAGCCTGTATCAGGAATTAGAGCAAACACCTCCCTCGTTAATTTCCTCGATTTCCTCACCCACGTTTCACAGTTTTACCGCTAGCGAGTTTCCGCTGCTGCTGATTATCAGCCGAGATCGGCAAAGGGTTGAACCCTGGGTCAAGGAAGCTTCGCAGAGAATGCGGGTTGAAGTGATTTCCGCTTCGATCGCTACAGGCATGAGCGGTGAGCCTGAGTTAAACCCAATTCTCTCGGAAAAGCCAGATGTGATTCTCCTTGATCTGGACGTTGACGATCGTATGCAGGACAGCTTGCAGCTCTTATCAGCGTTGTCAAAGCAGTTGCCGTCTATTCCCGTTCTGGTGTGGGCAGAGCAGGATCGCTTAACCGATCGCCTGGAAGTAGTGCGGCGCGGCGGACGCGGTTTCTTGCAGAAGTCTATTTCCGTAACGCAAGGGATGGAATACATTGCTCAAGTTCTACAGCCTGTTCATCCTGATAAAGCAGAAATCCTGGTGGTTGATGATGATCCAGTCGTGCTGAATACTGTGCGTACCTTATTGCAACCCTGGGGAATGCAAATTACAACCCTGGATACTCCCCATCACTTCTGGGAAGTGCTGAATGATGTTTCTCCGGATCTGCTGATTCTAGATGTACAAATGCCCGATATTAACGGCATTGAACTCTGTCAGATTATCCGGACTGATCCGCAATGGAGCAAACTTCCTGTGCTGTTTCTGACTGCTCATACTGACACAACCACAGTCCATCAGGTTTTTACAGCAAAAGCAGATGACTGCGTTAGCAAGTCGAGTATGGGAGCAAAATTAGTCCCCCGCGTATTAACCTGTTTGGAGCGATCGTCCTAA
- a CDS encoding S1C family serine protease: MNALRTWAAIGLVTLGLTACGKEVQELKPKQIAEQSKPATVLVEAHHKAQIAVPDYTLNSEAIAPLQQEIQRQVRRGQISSPERAVAVFFEEVLNNPLKYFQPIDKIIRKDAEAVSTGTGFIITPDGYLITNAHVVSAEGDDLKQDLAASALKDVAIESCERGWGQLSEAELQSAIQRTIGTKEFMQMCLQGHLQYFAEYMDLSKIDTEIYTAIGAVAAKTDLTEEGYRSEIKAIGSSIPGKDVAVLKINAENLPTIELGEDKSLEAGDGIFVLGYPAGAVINDKEAAEPSLTSGLVSARKTMPDDWEVIQTDAAMSQGNSGGPVFNDKGEAIGVATFGAVNRQTGEAVQGVNFVVPTTVVREFLQKINVQPQESKLSEQYQEGILQFESEQYGQALQLFRQIQELNPKFPYVQEYVTKARSAIDSGKDKTISVWVYAAAGGGVLLVSLASGLWLVLRSRKRSVKVAPVQQAMAVGNSAEKGQ, encoded by the coding sequence ATGAATGCTTTGAGAACCTGGGCGGCGATCGGTTTAGTGACGCTGGGATTAACGGCTTGCGGCAAGGAAGTGCAGGAATTGAAGCCAAAACAAATTGCGGAGCAGAGTAAGCCAGCGACGGTGCTGGTAGAAGCGCATCACAAGGCGCAGATTGCGGTTCCAGATTATACGCTGAACTCAGAGGCGATCGCTCCCTTGCAGCAGGAAATTCAGCGGCAGGTGCGGCGTGGACAAATTTCGTCACCGGAACGGGCAGTTGCCGTCTTCTTTGAGGAAGTGTTGAACAATCCGCTCAAGTACTTCCAGCCGATCGACAAAATTATTCGTAAGGATGCGGAAGCGGTTTCAACGGGAACCGGATTTATTATTACGCCCGACGGCTATCTGATTACCAATGCCCATGTGGTGTCGGCAGAAGGTGATGATCTGAAGCAGGATTTAGCAGCGTCAGCACTGAAAGATGTGGCGATCGAAAGCTGTGAGCGGGGCTGGGGACAGTTATCCGAGGCGGAGCTACAGTCAGCGATCCAACGGACGATCGGCACAAAGGAATTTATGCAGATGTGCTTGCAGGGACACTTGCAGTATTTTGCCGAGTACATGGATCTGAGCAAAATCGACACGGAAATCTATACGGCAATCGGCGCAGTGGCGGCAAAGACGGATCTGACGGAGGAGGGCTATCGCAGTGAGATTAAGGCGATCGGTTCTTCGATTCCCGGCAAGGATGTAGCGGTGCTGAAGATTAACGCTGAGAATTTGCCGACGATTGAACTGGGGGAGGATAAGTCGCTGGAAGCGGGGGACGGGATTTTTGTGCTGGGCTATCCGGCAGGCGCAGTGATTAACGACAAGGAAGCGGCGGAACCGTCCTTAACTTCGGGGCTGGTGAGTGCGCGGAAGACGATGCCGGATGATTGGGAAGTGATTCAGACCGATGCGGCGATGAGCCAGGGCAACAGCGGTGGTCCGGTGTTTAATGATAAGGGTGAGGCGATCGGGGTGGCGACATTTGGGGCAGTGAATCGGCAGACGGGGGAAGCGGTGCAGGGCGTGAATTTTGTGGTGCCGACGACAGTGGTGCGGGAGTTTTTGCAGAAGATCAATGTGCAGCCGCAGGAGAGCAAACTATCCGAGCAGTATCAGGAAGGCATTTTGCAGTTTGAGTCGGAGCAGTATGGGCAGGCGTTGCAACTTTTCCGTCAGATTCAGGAACTTAACCCGAAGTTTCCCTATGTGCAGGAATATGTGACGAAGGCGCGATCGGCGATCGATTCTGGTAAGGACAAAACGATCTCGGTGTGGGTGTATGCGGCGGCAGGCGGAGGGGTTTTGCTGGTCTCGCTGGCGAGTGGGCTGTGGTTGGTTTTGCGAAGCAGAAAGCGGTCGGTTAAGGTGGCTCCGGTACAGCAGGCGATGGCTGTAGGGAATTCAGCGGAGAAGGGGCAGTAG
- a CDS encoding CHASE2 domain-containing protein, with protein MKTSAIVYQLSVRQVQQSCWFELTWGEGQRLQATLEMPMVLLQTYQQWQQAYLDYYRRMHLLLDELPPPQLFMRGRAAGSGTVNPPTIDWGKRLSDRERDLLEQFCQWLSHTDALDNLRREIVGAGRTAVTPNDSVDLLITCDPIDLARLPWEAWDIADDLAIGSKIRISRSAPNIRQPAAPVQRMIRRRPRLLVILGDDRGLNFAIEIDALQKRLRPFADLVFVGYRSAERIDDLKNQIVQAIDDRRGWDVLLFAGHSNETGSGELSIAPGVSIEIHDIAPQLIRAKDRGLQFAMFNSCQGLSIANSLLDLGLSQVAVMREPIENRVAQEFLVRFVQGLAEHKDVHEAMIAARQHLETDKKLAYPSAYLIPSLFRHPDTTLFHLPPKGLRYWLKPWASKPYEVAALALLTLCSVLPPLQLALLEQRVLTQAYYRQLTQRDTIAQQPPLTLVQINEESLRRADLIGREYPIPQGYLADLIDRLSSQGTKIIAIDYLLDPLQPATPRLAQAIQRAGQRGTKFIFATTYDNDGKWHTARPELLNAAPSLQGNAEGSWGDDYRIPLFDRQNPQPFPLLADLLANTHQQQNTRESLPFSDRNTLSPITNFSYFFGQYWLHPIADFSLRPDQVYQAVPAWQILEPSSDSPNGLQQTVLIASGGYATAGWRPGDDSFPAPAAIMHWYLMENSSNAARLMTGGEHLAYLFHHFLSRKFVLPIPDLWMILLAAVMGKGIALLLQEPIASFSKLWISQRTLAVVLLCSGTIFYTLLSLELYLSSAAILLPIVLPAVTVWVYVLPACLKLKSR; from the coding sequence ATGAAGACTTCAGCGATCGTGTATCAGCTTTCAGTGCGGCAGGTTCAGCAAAGCTGCTGGTTTGAATTGACCTGGGGCGAAGGACAGCGACTTCAGGCAACTCTGGAAATGCCAATGGTGCTGCTTCAGACCTATCAGCAGTGGCAGCAGGCTTATCTCGATTACTATCGCCGGATGCATTTGTTGCTCGACGAATTGCCCCCGCCTCAGCTCTTCATGCGCGGTAGAGCGGCAGGCAGTGGAACCGTCAATCCCCCCACGATCGACTGGGGCAAGCGATTAAGCGATCGGGAGCGGGATTTGCTGGAGCAGTTTTGCCAGTGGTTGAGTCATACCGATGCGCTGGACAATCTGCGACGAGAAATTGTCGGGGCGGGTCGAACTGCGGTGACTCCGAATGACAGTGTGGATTTGCTCATTACCTGTGACCCGATCGATCTGGCGCGTCTGCCGTGGGAAGCCTGGGATATTGCCGATGATCTGGCGATTGGCAGCAAAATTCGGATTAGCCGCTCTGCGCCCAATATTCGTCAGCCCGCTGCCCCGGTTCAAAGAATGATTCGTCGCCGTCCCCGTTTGCTGGTAATTCTGGGGGACGATCGCGGGCTAAACTTTGCGATCGAAATTGATGCGCTTCAGAAGCGGCTGCGCCCATTTGCGGATCTGGTGTTTGTGGGCTACCGCTCGGCGGAACGTATTGATGATCTGAAGAACCAGATTGTGCAGGCGATCGACGATCGGCGCGGTTGGGATGTGCTGCTGTTTGCCGGACACAGCAATGAAACGGGCAGCGGTGAACTCAGTATTGCCCCCGGTGTATCGATTGAAATTCACGATATTGCGCCGCAGTTAATTCGTGCCAAAGATCGGGGATTGCAGTTTGCCATGTTCAATTCCTGCCAGGGGTTAAGCATTGCCAATTCGCTGCTTGATCTGGGGCTGAGCCAGGTTGCTGTGATGCGAGAACCGATCGAGAATCGGGTGGCACAGGAGTTTTTAGTGCGGTTTGTGCAGGGTTTGGCAGAACACAAGGATGTGCATGAAGCGATGATTGCCGCCCGCCAGCACCTGGAAACCGATAAAAAGCTTGCCTATCCATCGGCGTATCTGATTCCCTCGCTGTTTCGCCACCCGGACACGACGCTATTCCACCTTCCGCCGAAGGGACTGCGCTACTGGCTGAAGCCCTGGGCATCGAAACCCTACGAAGTCGCGGCTCTGGCACTGTTGACCCTCTGTAGCGTCTTACCGCCATTGCAGCTGGCATTACTAGAACAGCGGGTTCTCACGCAGGCTTACTATCGTCAACTCACCCAGCGAGATACGATCGCCCAGCAACCGCCCCTGACGCTGGTACAAATTAACGAAGAATCCCTCAGACGAGCCGATCTGATTGGTAGGGAATACCCGATTCCGCAGGGCTATCTGGCAGATTTAATCGATCGCCTTTCGAGTCAGGGCACGAAGATTATTGCGATCGACTATCTGCTTGATCCGCTGCAACCCGCTACGCCCAGGTTAGCCCAGGCAATTCAGCGAGCCGGACAGCGAGGCACAAAATTCATCTTCGCCACAACCTACGACAATGATGGTAAGTGGCACACAGCCCGTCCGGAATTGCTGAACGCAGCACCCAGTTTGCAGGGGAACGCAGAGGGTTCCTGGGGAGATGACTACCGCATACCGCTATTCGATCGGCAAAATCCTCAGCCGTTTCCCCTCTTGGCGGATCTGTTGGCAAACACCCATCAGCAGCAGAACACCAGAGAGAGCCTGCCGTTTTCCGATCGCAACACGCTTTCGCCGATCACGAATTTCAGCTATTTTTTCGGTCAATACTGGCTGCACCCGATCGCCGATTTTTCCCTGCGTCCCGATCAGGTCTATCAAGCCGTTCCCGCGTGGCAAATTTTAGAGCCATCCTCGGATTCACCCAACGGATTGCAGCAGACGGTGTTAATTGCGTCAGGTGGCTACGCAACGGCGGGTTGGCGACCGGGGGACGATAGCTTTCCGGCTCCCGCAGCGATCATGCACTGGTATCTGATGGAGAATTCCAGCAATGCGGCACGACTGATGACAGGCGGCGAACATCTTGCCTATTTGTTTCATCATTTCCTCAGCCGAAAATTTGTTCTCCCTATCCCCGATCTGTGGATGATTTTGCTGGCAGCTGTGATGGGCAAAGGGATTGCCCTGCTTCTACAGGAACCGATCGCCTCATTCTCTAAGCTCTGGATTTCGCAGCGAACTCTGGCAGTCGTTCTCTTGTGCAGCGGCACAATTTTCTATACCCTGCTGAGTTTGGAACTGTATCTTTCCAGCGCAGCAATTCTGTTACCGATCGTTCTTCCGGCAGTCACCGTTTGGGTTTATGTGTTGCCTGCTTGCCTTAAACTAAAGTCTCGATAA